In the genome of Pseudomonas bubulae, one region contains:
- the suhB gene encoding inositol-phosphate phosphatase: protein MQPMLNIALRAARSASELIFRSIERLDTIKVDEKDAKDYVSEVDRAAEQKIIDALRKAYPTHGILGEETGMHPGSGEGEDYLWIIDPLDGTTNFLRGVPHFAVSIACKYRGRLEHAVVLDPVRQEEFTASRGRGAQLNGRRLRVSGRTSLEGALLGTGFPFRDNQMDNLDNYLGMFRSLVGQTAGIRRAGAASLDLAYVAAGRFDAFWESGLSEWDMAAGALLIQEAGGLVSDFTGSHDFLEKGHIVAGNTKCFKAVLTAIQPHLPTSLKR, encoded by the coding sequence ACCATCAAGGTTGACGAAAAAGACGCCAAGGATTACGTCTCTGAAGTCGATCGTGCTGCTGAACAGAAAATCATCGACGCCCTGCGCAAGGCTTACCCGACGCACGGCATCCTCGGTGAAGAAACCGGCATGCACCCAGGCAGCGGTGAAGGTGAAGACTACCTGTGGATCATTGACCCACTGGATGGCACCACCAACTTCCTGCGCGGCGTTCCACACTTCGCCGTCAGCATCGCCTGCAAATACCGCGGCCGCCTTGAGCACGCAGTGGTTCTTGACCCGGTTCGCCAGGAAGAATTCACCGCCAGCCGTGGCCGTGGCGCCCAACTGAACGGTCGCCGCCTGCGTGTTAGCGGTCGTACCAGCCTGGAAGGCGCCCTGCTGGGCACCGGGTTCCCGTTCCGTGACAACCAGATGGACAACCTGGACAACTACCTGGGCATGTTCCGCAGCCTGGTTGGCCAGACTGCCGGCATCCGTCGCGCAGGCGCTGCCAGCCTGGATCTGGCCTACGTGGCTGCAGGTCGTTTCGATGCATTCTGGGAGTCGGGCCTGTCCGAGTGGGACATGGCTGCAGGCGCACTGCTGATTCAAGAAGCAGGCGGCCTGGTCAGCGACTTTACCGGTAGCCACGATTTCCTTGAAAAAGGTCATATCGTTGCCGGTAACACCAAGTGCTTCAAAGCTGTCCTGACTGCAATCCAGCCTCACCTGCCAACCTCGCTGAAACGCTAA
- a CDS encoding glycine zipper 2TM domain-containing protein: MNKSLLVGAVLGAVGVTAGGAFATYSLVKGPESAQVLAVVPVNQQIKTPREVCKDVTVTRQAPVKDQHQIVGSVIGAVAGGLLGNQVGGGNGKKIATVAGAVGGGYAGNKVQEGMQERDTYTTTQTRCNTVNDISSKVVGYDVRYSLNGKEGKVRMDHEPGNEIAVDKEGKLILN, from the coding sequence GTGAACAAGTCATTGCTGGTGGGTGCTGTACTGGGTGCTGTCGGTGTTACAGCCGGTGGTGCTTTTGCCACTTACAGCTTGGTGAAAGGCCCTGAGTCTGCGCAGGTGCTGGCCGTTGTGCCGGTCAACCAGCAGATCAAAACGCCGCGTGAGGTGTGCAAGGATGTGACTGTGACGCGTCAGGCGCCGGTCAAGGATCAGCATCAGATTGTCGGCAGCGTGATTGGTGCTGTCGCCGGCGGCTTGCTGGGTAATCAGGTGGGCGGCGGTAACGGCAAAAAGATCGCGACGGTTGCCGGTGCGGTGGGTGGCGGTTATGCCGGTAACAAGGTGCAGGAAGGCATGCAGGAGCGTGATACCTACACCACGACCCAGACGCGTTGCAACACGGTCAATGACATCAGCAGCAAGGTCGTCGGCTATGACGTGCGCTATTCGCTCAATGGCAAGGAAGGCAAGGTGCGTATGGATCACGAACCGGGCAATGAAATTGCCGTGGACAAGGAAGGCAAGCTGATCCTGAATTAA
- a CDS encoding cytochrome c family protein: protein MKYPALLILSLCAALLSHGAIAAGDAEAGGRLFTKTCGGCHSIGENARNGFGPQLNGVIGRLAGTSEGYQYSDAMKNSGVVWTREKLAAYIEAPKKVVSGTRMIFWGISDQEKIDNLLAYIESVQGQ from the coding sequence ATGAAGTACCCAGCCTTGTTGATCCTTAGCCTTTGTGCCGCGCTGTTGAGTCACGGCGCGATAGCTGCAGGGGATGCCGAAGCGGGGGGCAGGCTGTTCACCAAAACCTGTGGCGGCTGCCACAGCATCGGCGAAAACGCCCGCAATGGTTTTGGTCCGCAACTCAATGGTGTGATCGGACGGCTGGCCGGCACCAGCGAGGGCTACCAGTATTCCGACGCCATGAAAAACTCAGGTGTTGTATGGACGCGGGAAAAACTGGCGGCCTATATAGAAGCACCGAAAAAAGTGGTGAGCGGCACGCGGATGATCTTTTGGGGCATCAGCGATCAAGAGAAGATCGACAATCTGCTGGCCTATATCGAGTCCGTCCAGGGGCAGTGA
- the queA gene encoding tRNA preQ1(34) S-adenosylmethionine ribosyltransferase-isomerase QueA encodes MRVADFTFELPDSLIARHPLAERRNSRLLTLDGESGVLAHRQFTDLLEHLRPGDLMVFNNTRVIPARLFGQKASGGKLEILVERVLDSHRVLAHVRSSKSPKPGSKILIDGGGEAEMLARHDALFELGFAEEVLPLLDRVGHMPLPPYIDRPDEGSDRERYQTVYAQRLGAVAAPTAGLHFDEPLMQAIAAKGVETAFVTLHVGAGTFQPVRVERLEDHHMHTEWLEVGQDVVDAVAACRARGGRVIAVGTTSVRSLESAARDGVLKPFSGDTDIFIFPGRPFHVVDALVTNFHLPESTLLMLVSAFAGYPETMAAYKAAVEHGYRFFSYGDAMFITRNPAPTAPAPAPEDQA; translated from the coding sequence ATGCGCGTTGCTGACTTTACTTTCGAACTCCCTGATTCGCTCATCGCACGCCATCCTTTGGCGGAGCGCCGCAACAGTCGCCTGCTGACCCTGGACGGGGAGAGCGGCGTACTGGCACATCGTCAATTCACTGATTTGCTTGAACATTTGCGTCCAGGCGATTTGATGGTGTTTAACAATACCCGGGTGATTCCGGCCCGTCTGTTTGGCCAGAAGGCCTCGGGCGGCAAGCTGGAAATTCTGGTTGAGCGGGTGCTCGACAGCCACCGCGTGCTGGCCCATGTGCGTTCCAGCAAGTCGCCAAAACCCGGGTCGAAGATCCTGATTGATGGCGGTGGCGAAGCCGAGATGCTGGCGCGTCACGATGCGCTGTTCGAGCTGGGCTTTGCCGAAGAGGTATTGCCGCTGCTGGACCGTGTCGGGCATATGCCATTGCCGCCCTATATCGACCGCCCGGACGAAGGTTCGGACCGCGAGCGCTATCAAACGGTCTACGCCCAGCGCCTGGGTGCCGTCGCGGCGCCAACGGCAGGGCTGCACTTTGATGAGCCGCTGATGCAGGCCATCGCCGCCAAAGGCGTCGAGACGGCATTCGTGACCTTGCACGTGGGCGCGGGTACATTCCAGCCGGTGCGGGTCGAGCGTCTTGAAGATCACCATATGCACACCGAATGGCTCGAAGTGGGCCAGGATGTGGTCGATGCCGTGGCTGCATGCCGTGCCCGTGGCGGACGGGTGATCGCCGTGGGTACCACCAGCGTGCGTTCGCTGGAAAGTGCCGCGCGTGATGGCGTGCTCAAGCCGTTCAGTGGCGATACCGATATCTTTATCTTCCCCGGTCGACCCTTTCATGTGGTTGACGCGCTGGTGACCAATTTCCATCTGCCGGAATCCACGCTGCTGATGCTGGTTTCGGCATTCGCCGGTTATCCCGAAACCATGGCGGCCTACAAGGCTGCGGTTGAGCATGGGTACCGCTTCTTTAGTTACGGTGATGCAATGTTCATCACCCGCAATCCTGCGCCGACGGCTCCAGCCCCGGCCCCAGAGGATCAAGCATGA
- the tgt gene encoding tRNA guanosine(34) transglycosylase Tgt, whose amino-acid sequence MSFELLATDGKARRGRLTFPRGVVETPAFMPVGTYGTVKGMLPRDIEAIGAQMILGNTFHLWLRPGTEVIKKHGDLHDFMKWQGPILTDSGGFQVFSLGAMRKIKEEGVTFASPVDGAKVFMGPEESMQVQRDLGSDVVMIFDECTPYPADEDTARVSMELSLRWAQRSKNAHGDNTAALFGIVQGGMHQNLRERSLEGLNKIGFDGLAIGGLSVGEPKHEMIKVLDYLPAMMPADKPRYLMGVGKPEDLVEGVRRGVDMFDCVMPTRNARNGHLFIDTGVIKIRNAFHRHDDSPLDPTCDCYTCQNFSRAYLHHLDKCGEMLGSMLNTIHNLRHYQVLMAGLREAIQQGTLATFVDAFYAKRGLPVPPLD is encoded by the coding sequence ATGTCCTTCGAGCTGCTGGCCACTGATGGCAAGGCTCGTCGCGGTCGTTTGACCTTCCCCCGTGGTGTGGTTGAAACCCCAGCGTTCATGCCGGTCGGTACTTACGGTACGGTCAAGGGCATGCTGCCCCGCGATATCGAAGCGATCGGCGCGCAGATGATTTTGGGCAATACCTTCCACCTGTGGCTGCGCCCAGGCACTGAAGTCATCAAAAAACACGGCGACCTGCACGACTTCATGAAGTGGCAGGGCCCGATCCTGACCGACTCCGGCGGTTTCCAGGTGTTCAGCCTGGGCGCCATGCGCAAGATCAAGGAAGAAGGTGTGACCTTCGCTTCGCCGGTAGATGGTGCCAAGGTGTTCATGGGCCCCGAAGAGTCGATGCAGGTCCAGCGCGATCTGGGCTCTGACGTGGTGATGATTTTCGACGAATGCACCCCGTACCCGGCCGATGAAGACACTGCCCGTGTCTCCATGGAGCTGTCGTTGCGCTGGGCGCAGCGCTCCAAGAATGCCCATGGCGACAACACGGCGGCACTGTTCGGTATCGTTCAGGGCGGCATGCACCAGAACCTGCGCGAGCGCTCGCTCGAAGGCCTGAACAAGATCGGCTTTGACGGCCTGGCCATCGGCGGTTTGTCGGTCGGCGAGCCCAAGCACGAAATGATCAAGGTGCTGGATTACCTGCCGGCGATGATGCCTGCTGACAAACCTCGTTACCTTATGGGGGTTGGCAAGCCGGAAGATCTCGTTGAGGGTGTGCGCCGCGGTGTGGACATGTTCGATTGCGTGATGCCAACCCGCAATGCCCGCAATGGGCATCTGTTTATCGACACGGGTGTCATCAAGATCCGCAACGCGTTCCATCGCCATGATGATTCGCCGCTGGATCCGACCTGCGATTGCTACACCTGCCAGAACTTCTCCCGCGCTTATCTGCATCACCTGGACAAGTGCGGCGAAATGCTGGGTAGCATGCTCAATACCATCCATAATTTGCGCCACTATCAGGTGCTCATGGCTGGTTTGCGCGAGGCTATTCAACAGGGTACATTGGCCACCTTTGTCGACGCCTTCTATGCCAAGCGCGGGCTGCCTGTGCCGCCCTTGGACTGA
- the secD gene encoding protein translocase subunit SecD, with protein sequence MLNKYPLWKYILILAVLAIGFIYSAPNLYPDDPAIQVSGASTALQVTQADLDRASKALTDAGIEVKGASLAQNGKGGLLRLVKKDDQLPAKDVVRKALGDDYVVALNLAQTTPQWLRSLGAHPMKLGLDLSGGVHFLLEVDMDKAVDTRMKVYESDVKSLLRKEKVRYRSLPQLNGAIQLGFTDEAVREQARSLIRKSFNDFDITAADLNGQPVLRLAMTPAKLAEIREYSIKQNLTTVRNRVNELGVAEPLVQRQGANRIVVELPGVQDTAEAKRILGKTANLEFRLAAEPGASKATSETFEFREGNRPGAQIERGLIITGDQVTDAQAGFDEHGRPQVNIKLDGHGGELMSRSTRSNVGRSMAVIFIEQKPVTTYTKQVVDGVEKDVPVQSFKEEKKIISLATIQSPLGSQFRITGLNGQGEASELALLLRAGGLAAPMYFAEERTIGPSLGADNITKGVDASLWGMLFVSIFIIAIYRFFGVIATVALAGNMVLLLALMSVLGATLTLPGIAGIVLTMGMAVDANVLIFSRIREELANGMTPQRAINEGFNRAFTAIVDSNLTTLLVGGILFAMGTGPVKGFAVTMSLGIFTSMFTAIMVTRALVNLVYGGRDFKKLWI encoded by the coding sequence ATGCTGAACAAATACCCTCTGTGGAAATACATACTGATCCTGGCAGTGCTGGCGATCGGTTTTATTTATTCCGCTCCCAATCTGTACCCTGATGATCCGGCCATTCAAGTGTCGGGTGCGAGCACGGCCCTGCAGGTCACTCAAGCTGATCTGGATCGCGCAAGCAAGGCGCTGACGGATGCAGGCATTGAAGTCAAGGGTGCTTCCCTGGCCCAGAACGGCAAAGGTGGTTTGCTGCGCCTGGTCAAGAAAGACGACCAGTTGCCAGCCAAGGATGTTGTACGCAAGGCTCTGGGTGACGATTATGTTGTAGCGCTCAACCTGGCACAGACCACGCCACAATGGTTGCGCAGTCTGGGTGCTCACCCGATGAAACTGGGTCTGGACTTGTCGGGCGGTGTGCACTTCCTGCTGGAAGTGGACATGGACAAAGCTGTCGATACACGCATGAAAGTGTACGAGAGCGATGTCAAAAGCCTGTTGCGTAAAGAAAAAGTGCGTTATCGCAGCCTGCCGCAACTCAACGGTGCCATTCAGTTGGGCTTCACTGATGAAGCTGTCCGTGAGCAAGCGCGTAGCCTGATCCGTAAAAGCTTCAATGATTTCGACATTACCGCTGCAGACCTGAACGGTCAGCCGGTTCTGCGTCTGGCGATGACCCCGGCCAAGCTGGCGGAAATCCGTGAATATTCCATCAAGCAAAACCTGACAACCGTCCGTAACCGGGTCAACGAGTTGGGTGTTGCCGAGCCTCTGGTTCAGCGTCAGGGTGCCAACCGCATCGTGGTTGAGCTGCCGGGCGTGCAAGACACCGCCGAAGCCAAGCGTATCCTGGGCAAGACGGCCAACCTTGAGTTCCGTCTGGCGGCCGAGCCGGGCGCTTCCAAAGCGACGTCCGAAACTTTCGAGTTCCGTGAAGGCAACCGTCCTGGCGCGCAAATCGAGCGTGGTCTGATCATCACCGGTGACCAGGTAACCGATGCTCAGGCAGGCTTTGACGAGCACGGCCGGCCACAAGTGAACATCAAGCTTGATGGTCACGGTGGCGAGCTGATGAGCCGTTCGACGCGCAGCAACGTTGGTCGCAGCATGGCGGTAATCTTCATCGAGCAGAAGCCGGTGACGACTTACACCAAGCAAGTGGTTGACGGTGTCGAGAAGGACGTACCGGTTCAGTCGTTCAAAGAAGAGAAGAAGATCATCAGCCTGGCGACCATCCAGTCGCCGCTGGGCAGCCAGTTCCGGATTACCGGTCTGAATGGTCAGGGTGAAGCTTCCGAGCTGGCACTGCTGTTGCGTGCCGGTGGTCTGGCCGCGCCAATGTACTTCGCTGAAGAGCGCACCATTGGCCCGAGCCTGGGTGCTGACAACATTACCAAGGGTGTCGATGCATCGCTGTGGGGCATGTTGTTCGTGTCGATCTTCATCATCGCCATCTACCGTTTCTTCGGTGTGATCGCGACGGTGGCACTGGCGGGCAACATGGTCTTGCTGCTGGCGCTGATGTCGGTGCTGGGTGCAACCCTGACCCTGCCGGGCATTGCCGGTATCGTGTTGACGATGGGTATGGCGGTCGATGCCAACGTACTGATCTTCTCGCGTATACGTGAAGAGCTGGCCAATGGCATGACACCGCAGCGGGCGATCAACGAAGGTTTCAACCGTGCCTTTACCGCCATCGTTGACTCCAACCTGACAACCCTGCTGGTCGGCGGGATCCTCTTCGCCATGGGTACCGGGCCGGTTAAAGGCTTCGCGGTGACCATGTCGCTGGGTATCTTTACCTCGATGTTCACGGCCATTATGGTCACCCGCGCACTGGTCAACCTGGTGTATGGCGGTCGGGACTTCAAGAAGTTGTGGATTTAA
- the yajC gene encoding preprotein translocase subunit YajC has translation MSFFISSAFADAAAPAAAPMGGGFEWIFLVGFLVIFYLMIWRPQAKRAKEQKALLGNLQKGDEIVTTGGIAGKIVKVSDAFVVIEVSDTVELKIQKGSVAATLPKGTLKAI, from the coding sequence ATGAGCTTTTTCATCTCTTCCGCTTTCGCGGACGCTGCTGCACCTGCTGCTGCCCCAATGGGTGGCGGTTTTGAATGGATCTTCCTGGTCGGCTTCCTGGTCATCTTCTACCTGATGATCTGGCGTCCACAGGCCAAGCGCGCTAAAGAGCAGAAAGCCCTGTTGGGTAACCTGCAAAAAGGCGACGAAATCGTGACCACTGGCGGCATCGCCGGCAAAATCGTCAAGGTTTCCGATGCTTTTGTTGTCATCGAAGTGTCTGACACTGTCGAGCTGAAAATTCAGAAAGGCTCGGTTGCAGCCACGTTGCCTAAAGGCACGCTGAAAGCGATCTAA
- the secF gene encoding protein translocase subunit SecF — MLRTINFMGVRNVAFGVTVLLTVLALFSMFHKGMNYGLDFTGGTLIELTYEKPADLTKVRNELVSAGFHDAVVQSFGATTDLLVRMPGDDPLLGNKVAAALGQADTSNPAVIKRVEFVGPQVGEELRDQGGLGMLMALGGIMLYLAFRFQWKFAVGAIVSLVHDVIVTMGVLSWFQITFDLTVLAAVLAIIGYSLNDTIVVFDRVRENFRVLRKASLIDNINISTTQTLLRTMATSISTLLAIAALLIFGGDNLWGFSIALFVGVLAGTYSSIYIANVVLIWLNLSAEDLIPPAASEKEVDDRP, encoded by the coding sequence ATGTTACGTACAATCAACTTCATGGGCGTTCGCAACGTAGCGTTCGGCGTCACTGTACTGCTTACCGTGCTGGCCTTGTTCAGCATGTTCCACAAGGGCATGAACTACGGCCTGGACTTCACCGGCGGTACGCTTATCGAGCTGACCTACGAGAAGCCGGCTGATCTGACCAAGGTGCGTAACGAGCTGGTTTCGGCCGGCTTCCACGATGCCGTGGTGCAGAGCTTTGGTGCGACGACCGACTTGCTGGTGCGTATGCCCGGCGATGATCCGTTGCTGGGTAACAAGGTAGCGGCTGCGCTGGGTCAGGCGGATACCAGCAACCCGGCGGTGATCAAGCGCGTCGAGTTCGTTGGTCCGCAGGTGGGTGAAGAGCTGCGCGACCAGGGCGGCCTCGGCATGCTGATGGCGCTGGGCGGCATCATGCTTTACCTGGCCTTCCGCTTTCAGTGGAAGTTCGCTGTCGGCGCGATTGTGTCCCTTGTTCACGACGTGATCGTGACCATGGGCGTGCTGTCGTGGTTCCAGATCACCTTCGACCTGACGGTATTGGCGGCGGTGCTGGCGATCATCGGTTACTCGCTCAACGACACCATTGTGGTATTTGACCGGGTGCGCGAGAACTTCCGGGTTCTGCGCAAGGCCAGCCTGATCGACAACATCAACATCTCGACCACGCAAACCTTGCTGCGCACCATGGCGACATCGATCTCCACCTTGCTGGCCATTGCCGCATTGCTGATTTTCGGTGGCGACAACCTGTGGGGCTTCTCGATTGCCCTGTTCGTGGGTGTTCTGGCGGGTACTTATTCGTCGATCTACATCGCCAACGTGGTGCTGATCTGGCTGAATCTCAGTGCAGAGGATCTGATCCCGCCTGCGGCGAGTGAGAAGGAAGTCGATGATCGTCCATAA